The Deltaproteobacteria bacterium region CGCCGCGAACTCCTTCGAGGTGTGGACGGGATTGCGGTCCCCCGTGATCCCGGCGAACAGGAAGACGTCCTCCTCGGAGAAGACCTTCGTGAACTCTGCGGAGTCTCCCACACTGTACATCCGGCGCTCCTCGAGGCGATATGGAACGACACTTCAACAAACTATGTTTTGCAATAGCGGTGCCAAGAAGAATCAGGAGGGTCATTGCCGGTTTTGTAAATACAACCAATTGAATAACAACGCTATTTTTACATACAGCCAACGAATCCCACTTGGAGCCGGACTGTACCTATAACGGTACGAATCGCTCAAGAAAAAGCAGGCGGCCCGGATTTCCTTTGCTGAGAAGCCGACCTATGCGGGAGTGTACCTATATGGTTATATGTACCCAAAAGGTTACTTTTTTGGCGCGGAGGGGCGCGCGATCCCGTACCGCTTTATCTTCTCATGCAGCTTGACGCGGTGGATCCGGAGCAGCTCCGCCGCCCTCGTCCGGTTCCCTCCGACCGCCGCGAGGGCCGACAGGATGGCGGACCGCTCCGCTTCGGCCTTCACGGAGGCGAGCGATCCGGGGCCCTTCGCCGAGGATTCTTCCCTGCCGTCGTCGGCCGCCCCCGGGATCCCCTCCTTCCGCACACCGTGCGCGAACCGCAACAGGTGGACGGGGAAATGTTCCGGCCGCAGGACCTCGCGGGGTGACATCGCCACCGCCCGCTCGAGTCCGTTCTGCAGCTCCCGGACGTTCCCGGGCCAGGGAACCGCGCGGAGAATATCGAGGAGCTCGGCGGAAAGCCGCCGCTTCGGCTCGCCGGTGTCGGCGGAGAGCCGGGCGAGGAACGCCTCGGCGATCGCGCCCAGGTCCTCCGCATGCTCCCGCAGCGGCGGAATGCGGATCGGGATGACGTTGACGCGGTAATACAGGTCGGCGCGGAACGTCCCCTTCCCCACCATCTCCTCGAGGTTCCGGCCGGTGGCCGCGATCAGGCGGAGGTCCACCCGGAGGGAACCGGTTCCCCCCAAGCGGTCGACCTCCTTTTCCTGCAGGACCCGCAGGAGCTTCGCCTGCATCGGCAGCGGCATATCGCCGATCTCGTCGAGAAAGAGGGACCCGCCCGCGGCGAGTTCGAACTTGCCGGGCTTTCCCCCCCTGCGCGCGCCGGTGAACGCCCCCTCCTCGTAGCCGAACAACTCCGACTCGAGCAGCTCCGCGGGGACGGCGGCGCAGTTGAGCTTGATGAACGGCCCCGCGCGCCGGGGGCCCGCGGCGTGGATGGCGTGGGCGAACAGTTCCTTCCCCGTCCCGGTCTCCCCGCGCAGCAGAACCGTCGAATCGGTCCGGGAGGCCCGCTCCGCCTCCCCCTTGGCCGCCGTGATCGCGGCGCCGGCGCCGACGATGCTTGCGAAGGTGTACCGGGCGCCCCGCAGGTGCGTGAGCTCCTCCTCGTAATATTTCACCTTCGACTCGAGGAGGTTCATCTTCGACGCCAGCTCCCGGAGTTGCTCCACGGTCTTGAAGACCACCCGCCCGTACGCCCCGATGACCCGGTCGCCATCCCGGAGCGGAATCCGGTTGACGATCAGGGCGCGGCCGTGGATCGTCTGCCGCTCGCCGATCTCCGCCTTACCGGTCTTCGCCACGACATGCATCCGGGTATTCTCGATCACCTTCGTCGCGTGCTTCCCCACGGCGTCGGCGACCGTGGTCCCGTTGAACTCCGCGTACTCCTCGCTGATCATCGTGACGATCCCGTTCGCGTCCACGACCACCATCCACTCCCCGGCGCCGGAGAGAACCTCCTCGAGCGTCCGGACCAGGGCGCGCGTGGAATCGAGCTCCCGCGACATCTTCTCCATCTCGGTCACGTCCTGGAAGACGGACACGGCGCCGATCAGTTCCCCGTCCCGGAACATCGGGGCCCGGTTCGCGATGACGGTTCGGGCGCCGACCGACTGGGGTCGTCCCGTCTCGGCCTCCCCCGTCCGCAGGACGTTCACCAACCCCGAATTCGGGACGATGGAGAGGAGGTTCTTCCCGAGGGCCTTTCCCTTCTCGACACCGAGGAGGCGCACGGCGGCGGCGTTGAAGACGAAGATCGTCCCCTCCCGGTCGATGGCGATCACGCCGTTGGCCATCGAATCGAGGACCCGACACAGGATCGCTTCGTTGTCTCCCTGCACGCGTGCCTCCACATTCACCTTGTTGCCCCATTTTACGACGATCCAGGCATGCGCGCCCCGGCTATAATGGCGGGAACTTTTCCGGGAGGGGTGGCGATGCGGACGCGCGGCGAGAACGAGGTGCGGGCGTTCTTCGAGTCCGCGGGTGTCCCGAAGGAGATCCACCGCTTCGAGGAATCGACCCACAACTCGGAGCTTGCCGCCCGGTCGCTCGGCGTCCAGGTGGGCCAGATCGCGAAGACAATCCTGCTGCTGTCCGATGAAACGGCGATCGTGGTCGTGATCTCCGGGGATCGCCGGGTGGACACGAAGAAGGTCCGCGCGCTGGGATACGGGAAGAGGGTGCGGTTGGCAGGGCCGGACGACGTGGTCGCGCGCACGGGGTTCGCCGTCGGGGCCGTTTCTCCGGTGGCGCTGCCCGGCGGGGTGCCGATCTACATCGACCGCTCCCTGCGCCGGTTCGAA contains the following coding sequences:
- a CDS encoding MaoC/PaaZ C-terminal domain-containing protein; this encodes MYSVGDSAEFTKVFSEEDVFLFAGITGDRNPVHTSKEFAA
- a CDS encoding sigma 54-interacting transcriptional regulator, whose product is MQGDNEAILCRVLDSMANGVIAIDREGTIFVFNAAAVRLLGVEKGKALGKNLLSIVPNSGLVNVLRTGEAETGRPQSVGARTVIANRAPMFRDGELIGAVSVFQDVTEMEKMSRELDSTRALVRTLEEVLSGAGEWMVVVDANGIVTMISEEYAEFNGTTVADAVGKHATKVIENTRMHVVAKTGKAEIGERQTIHGRALIVNRIPLRDGDRVIGAYGRVVFKTVEQLRELASKMNLLESKVKYYEEELTHLRGARYTFASIVGAGAAITAAKGEAERASRTDSTVLLRGETGTGKELFAHAIHAAGPRRAGPFIKLNCAAVPAELLESELFGYEEGAFTGARRGGKPGKFELAAGGSLFLDEIGDMPLPMQAKLLRVLQEKEVDRLGGTGSLRVDLRLIAATGRNLEEMVGKGTFRADLYYRVNVIPIRIPPLREHAEDLGAIAEAFLARLSADTGEPKRRLSAELLDILRAVPWPGNVRELQNGLERAVAMSPREVLRPEHFPVHLLRFAHGVRKEGIPGAADDGREESSAKGPGSLASVKAEAERSAILSALAAVGGNRTRAAELLRIHRVKLHEKIKRYGIARPSAPKK
- a CDS encoding YbaK/EbsC family protein, with amino-acid sequence MRTRGENEVRAFFESAGVPKEIHRFEESTHNSELAARSLGVQVGQIAKTILLLSDETAIVVVISGDRRVDTKKVRALGYGKRVRLAGPDDVVARTGFAVGAVSPVALPGGVPIYIDRSLRRFETIYPAAGETNNMFATTPDELLALTRGTEADLARD